One segment of Anatilimnocola aggregata DNA contains the following:
- a CDS encoding DUF4189 domain-containing protein produces the protein MNVRRFLCVASVFACLICLSSTVSAIDVSNTSYAAVAYAPSTGNYRYAYNYGSRFSAEQAALRQMTEKDAKIVCWVNRGFCALALGDEAGSYGTGWTFGDEAGNAEAMETALKNCRERTKGARIVLCLVSDGQYIYEPRPIPRFRPIETTPPSPSLVPLLPPFLLPEPTASP, from the coding sequence ATGAACGTCCGCCGTTTCCTTTGTGTCGCCAGCGTTTTCGCTTGCCTGATTTGTTTGTCGTCGACAGTGTCGGCCATTGATGTGAGCAATACCAGCTATGCCGCGGTGGCGTATGCTCCGTCGACCGGCAACTATCGCTACGCCTACAACTACGGCAGCCGCTTCTCGGCCGAGCAGGCTGCCCTGCGGCAGATGACCGAGAAAGATGCCAAGATTGTCTGCTGGGTCAATCGGGGCTTTTGTGCTTTGGCCCTCGGGGACGAAGCGGGCAGCTATGGGACCGGCTGGACGTTCGGTGACGAAGCTGGCAATGCTGAAGCCATGGAAACGGCCCTGAAGAACTGCCGCGAGCGAACGAAGGGAGCCCGGATTGTGCTCTGCCTGGTTTCGGACGGTCAGTATATTTATGAGCCTAGGCCGATTCCTCGTTTTCGGCCGATCGAGACTACCCCGCCGTCGCCCAGCCTTGTTCCGCTGCTGCCGCCGTTCCTGCTTCCAGAGCCGACTGCCTCGCCGTAG
- a CDS encoding transposase codes for MSHQDPSRSQQGRSQVVVAEFQADQLKQSLERLLGEGDWGAIRFRDDCTWGPRQLAATALLWAWSDELTLGDRFFAARRLAQFLFAPQQEFASSVQAFMKLLLRWTVLLVGVLQVTFRRQMQRALPTLWRVHGLVLFGIDGSRVDVPRSKSHEAAHAPVRDGKGRKLKRNRRQKPRTAIHSRKASVPQMWLTLLFHVGTGLPWSWRIGPTGSSEREHWLAMLDELPSNALITADAGFVGYDCLRAVVNSGRHFLVRVGSNVRLLYKLGFSREVVGTVYLWPDRAARRSQPPLVLRLVVATGGKYPVYLLTSVGEEELSRGQVLDVYRRRWGVELFFRHLKQTYQRRKLRSTNAAHARLELEWSLLGLWSMALDAQVQATRVQLDPTQLSLAGVWRTYRRLMRDYRHPLARQQSLPHQLPQAVRDTYERANKSSRNYPRKKRPDPPAGSPEFLLATKSQIHRARYLTTAA; via the coding sequence ATGTCGCATCAAGACCCTAGTCGAAGTCAGCAAGGTCGAAGTCAGGTTGTCGTTGCCGAGTTCCAAGCGGATCAGCTCAAGCAGTCACTGGAGCGATTGCTCGGCGAGGGGGACTGGGGTGCGATTCGGTTTCGTGACGACTGCACGTGGGGCCCACGGCAATTGGCGGCCACGGCGTTGCTCTGGGCTTGGTCGGATGAACTCACGCTGGGGGACCGCTTCTTTGCTGCCCGCAGATTAGCTCAATTTCTGTTTGCGCCGCAACAGGAGTTTGCCAGTTCGGTGCAAGCCTTCATGAAGTTGCTGCTGCGTTGGACGGTGCTGCTGGTCGGCGTATTGCAGGTGACGTTTCGACGGCAGATGCAGCGTGCATTACCCACCCTTTGGCGAGTTCATGGCCTGGTCCTCTTCGGCATTGATGGCAGCCGAGTCGACGTGCCGCGAAGCAAGTCACACGAGGCGGCACATGCTCCGGTTCGCGATGGTAAGGGACGAAAACTCAAACGCAATCGTCGCCAGAAACCGCGCACCGCGATTCACTCGCGCAAGGCAAGCGTCCCGCAAATGTGGTTGACCCTGCTGTTTCACGTCGGCACAGGACTGCCTTGGTCGTGGCGAATCGGTCCGACCGGCAGTAGCGAGCGCGAGCATTGGTTGGCGATGCTCGACGAACTTCCGAGCAATGCCCTGATCACCGCCGATGCTGGCTTCGTGGGTTACGATTGTCTGCGCGCCGTTGTTAACAGTGGTCGCCATTTCCTGGTGCGAGTCGGTTCGAATGTGCGTCTGCTGTACAAGCTGGGCTTCTCCCGCGAAGTCGTTGGCACGGTGTATCTCTGGCCCGATCGTGCTGCCCGTCGCAGTCAGCCGCCGCTCGTGTTACGCCTCGTCGTGGCCACTGGTGGAAAGTATCCGGTCTACTTGCTCACCAGCGTCGGAGAAGAAGAATTATCGCGCGGACAAGTCCTCGACGTTTACCGTCGTCGCTGGGGCGTGGAACTCTTCTTTCGCCACTTGAAGCAAACGTATCAGCGCCGCAAACTTCGCAGCACCAATGCCGCGCATGCGCGTTTGGAGTTGGAGTGGTCGCTGCTGGGACTATGGAGCATGGCGCTCGATGCTCAGGTCCAAGCGACGCGCGTACAACTAGATCCTACTCAACTCAGCCTAGCGGGCGTCTGGCGCACGTATCGGCGGCTGATGCGCGACTATCGACATCCGCTGGCTCGGCAACAATCGCTCCCCCACCAACTCCCTCAAGCAGTGCGCGACACCTACGAGCGAGCCAACAAATCCAGCCGCAACTATCCTCGCAAAAAACGTCCCGACCCGCCCGCTGGCTCTCCCGAGTTCCTACTCGCTACCAAGTCCCAAATCCATCGCGCCCGCTACCTCACGACCGCTGCCTAA
- a CDS encoding TlpA family protein disulfide reductase, translating to MNAILMLLAAAVPAQLPEGTLLRYEGSMIASKDDGNPRIKEFSLLALVGPGNANSRPIDWVIEESGRGSWSWTERFARWNVDATRREDTPEAPALLFERADGKSIVPLCPLLFTAESPLAKGQKWTEDRYEYEVTGEAVRAEQNCWTINVRTPYGPKRTLWVAKTSSLVVAVRETVFVGQGEQHELKFELKEIKQLPTSDYAKTAQAFNAWLELRAELQRPARHERVELNDEQLALARKQIANLESATENTPLASFAAAAVKDLQNQKGRAGAMQALREAAVGKALPELKLTDLSGKEFDAATWKDKVLVLHFWEYRDAPLEEPYGQVGYLDFASRKHADKALILGVNVDERLAVEETRRGAISSARRLKAFMNLSYNIALDDGALVKQIGDPRAANGKLPLFVVVGPDGKIASYHAGLYEIKPEQGLKELEAAITTAAGK from the coding sequence ATGAATGCGATTCTCATGCTGCTGGCAGCGGCAGTCCCTGCGCAATTGCCCGAAGGGACTTTACTTCGTTACGAAGGTTCGATGATTGCCTCGAAGGACGATGGCAATCCGCGGATCAAAGAATTCAGCCTGCTGGCGCTGGTGGGGCCGGGGAATGCCAACTCGCGGCCCATCGATTGGGTCATCGAAGAATCCGGTCGCGGCAGTTGGTCGTGGACCGAACGCTTCGCGCGCTGGAATGTCGATGCCACGCGGCGTGAAGATACGCCCGAAGCACCAGCGCTGCTGTTTGAACGGGCCGATGGCAAGAGCATCGTCCCCCTCTGTCCGCTGTTGTTCACGGCCGAGAGTCCGCTCGCTAAGGGTCAGAAGTGGACGGAAGACCGCTACGAATACGAAGTGACCGGCGAGGCCGTGCGGGCCGAGCAAAACTGCTGGACGATCAACGTTCGCACCCCTTATGGCCCGAAGCGAACGCTTTGGGTGGCGAAGACTTCGTCGCTAGTCGTGGCGGTGCGCGAAACAGTGTTTGTTGGCCAAGGGGAGCAGCACGAACTGAAGTTTGAACTGAAAGAGATCAAGCAATTGCCCACGAGCGACTATGCGAAAACCGCGCAGGCTTTCAATGCCTGGCTGGAACTGCGGGCCGAGTTGCAGCGCCCCGCGCGCCACGAACGCGTGGAACTAAACGACGAACAACTGGCCCTGGCCCGCAAGCAAATTGCCAATCTCGAGTCAGCGACCGAGAACACTCCCCTCGCTTCCTTCGCCGCGGCGGCCGTGAAGGACCTGCAGAATCAAAAAGGCCGCGCGGGTGCCATGCAAGCGCTGCGCGAGGCAGCCGTTGGCAAGGCACTGCCAGAACTCAAGCTGACCGATCTCAGCGGCAAGGAATTCGATGCCGCGACCTGGAAAGACAAAGTGCTCGTCCTCCACTTTTGGGAATATCGCGATGCTCCGCTGGAAGAGCCTTACGGCCAGGTCGGCTATCTCGACTTCGCCTCGCGCAAGCATGCCGACAAGGCGCTGATCCTGGGTGTGAATGTCGACGAGCGCCTGGCCGTCGAAGAGACGCGCCGGGGGGCGATCTCGTCCGCCCGGCGCTTAAAGGCCTTCATGAATCTCAGCTACAACATCGCCCTCGATGACGGCGCGCTCGTCAAGCAGATCGGCGACCCGCGCGCCGCGAACGGCAAGTTGCCCCTGTTCGTCGTCGTCGGCCCCGACGGCAAGATCGCCAGCTATCACGCCGGTCTGTACGAGATCAAACCCGAACAGGGGCTGAAGGAACTCGAAGCGGCCATTACGACTGCGGCCGGCAAGTAA
- a CDS encoding DUF4258 domain-containing protein, which produces MGQLYEAIRRLVAEEKYVVGQHATERLEERGIMEWQAVAGLADGELIIERVDAKPNAAIEVREELPDGTEFKAVWSYLQQSDVAKLVTVHFFD; this is translated from the coding sequence ATGGGGCAACTTTACGAGGCGATTCGGCGACTTGTCGCTGAAGAAAAATACGTCGTTGGACAGCACGCTACCGAGCGGTTGGAAGAGCGTGGTATTATGGAGTGGCAGGCAGTCGCTGGCCTCGCGGATGGCGAACTGATTATCGAACGAGTTGACGCCAAACCGAATGCCGCAATCGAAGTGCGAGAAGAGTTGCCGGACGGAACGGAGTTCAAGGCGGTTTGGTCTTACCTGCAGCAAAGCGACGTTGCGAAACTGGTCACTGTCCACTTCTTCGATTGA
- a CDS encoding NUDIX hydrolase, whose translation MPANKCTRVAAYGLIVEGERILLCRISPELPRLAGLWTLPGGGLDFGEAPADGMVRELAEETGLIVKPICLVNVDANVLQVDEVVMHNVRIFYRAQVIGGELRHEVQGSTDRCQWWHREELPPLVELGQLGIRLAFG comes from the coding sequence ATGCCTGCCAACAAATGTACGCGTGTCGCTGCTTACGGCCTGATCGTCGAAGGTGAGCGAATTCTGCTCTGCCGCATATCTCCCGAGTTGCCGCGGCTGGCTGGCCTGTGGACACTGCCAGGGGGCGGCCTTGATTTCGGCGAAGCACCCGCGGATGGCATGGTTCGTGAGTTAGCAGAAGAAACCGGCCTGATCGTCAAGCCAATATGCCTGGTCAACGTGGATGCGAATGTCTTGCAGGTCGACGAAGTGGTCATGCACAACGTTCGCATCTTCTATCGCGCTCAAGTGATCGGTGGCGAATTGCGGCACGAAGTGCAAGGGAGTACCGACCGGTGCCAATGGTGGCACCGAGAAGAGCTTCCGCCCCTTGTCGAACTGGGGCAACTCGGAATTCGCTTGGCGTTTGGCTAA
- the trpS gene encoding tryptophan--tRNA ligase → MKVLSGIQPTGRFHWGNYFGAIQQYIDLQHGNEAYYFIANLHALNTVRDPKALSGYTLDAALDLLALGLDPSKAILFVQSDVPEVSELCWLLMTGTPMSMLANCHAYKAKKEKGLPADVGLFTYPVLMAADILAYDAEIVPVGEDQIQHIEVCRDLAGSFNHHFGEVFVLPKARVLQATAKVPGLDGEKMSKSYNNTIEVFEPIGPARKKIMRIPTDSRPMEEPKPDYEGDNLYQLFSLFATEAQKAEMAAMYQKGGFGYGTVKKALADAAETYFAAARERREKLAADPAGVKEILRDGAARARKKAGEVLSRAKKACGVA, encoded by the coding sequence ATGAAAGTTCTCTCCGGCATTCAGCCCACGGGTCGTTTCCACTGGGGCAACTACTTCGGTGCCATCCAGCAGTACATCGATCTGCAGCATGGCAACGAAGCTTACTACTTCATTGCCAACCTGCACGCACTCAACACCGTGCGCGATCCGAAAGCCCTCAGCGGCTATACGCTGGATGCTGCGCTCGATCTGCTAGCGCTTGGTCTCGATCCCAGTAAGGCGATTCTGTTTGTGCAGTCCGATGTGCCTGAAGTCAGTGAGCTCTGCTGGCTGCTAATGACCGGCACGCCGATGAGCATGCTGGCCAATTGCCATGCCTACAAGGCGAAGAAAGAAAAAGGGCTGCCGGCCGATGTGGGGCTGTTCACTTATCCGGTGCTGATGGCTGCGGACATTCTTGCCTACGACGCCGAGATTGTCCCCGTCGGCGAAGATCAGATTCAGCACATCGAAGTCTGCCGCGACCTGGCCGGCAGTTTTAATCATCACTTTGGCGAAGTCTTCGTGCTGCCTAAAGCACGCGTGCTGCAAGCCACGGCGAAAGTGCCTGGCCTCGACGGCGAGAAGATGTCGAAGAGCTACAACAACACCATCGAAGTGTTTGAACCGATCGGCCCCGCCCGCAAAAAGATCATGCGCATCCCCACCGACTCGCGCCCCATGGAAGAGCCCAAGCCCGACTACGAAGGTGATAATCTCTATCAGCTCTTCTCGCTCTTTGCGACCGAAGCTCAAAAAGCTGAAATGGCGGCCATGTACCAAAAAGGTGGCTTTGGCTACGGCACCGTCAAGAAAGCCCTCGCCGATGCTGCCGAAACCTATTTCGCCGCCGCCCGCGAGCGCCGCGAAAAACTGGCCGCCGATCCAGCAGGTGTAAAAGAAATCCTCCGCGACGGCGCCGCTCGTGCTCGGAAGAAAGCGGGCGAAGTCTTATCCCGCGCGAAGAAAGCTTGTGGTGTGGCTTAG
- a CDS encoding dihydroorotate dehydrogenase, which yields MPVPDLAVSLGRLSLRNPILTASGTFGYAREMQSLVDFSQLGGILPKTITKAARPGNRPWRTVETSAGLLNSIGLDNDGLAAFLDHHWPYLQTLPTAVVVSIAGSTHDEFVEMAAALSDQPNLAAIELNISCPNVAHGVDYGADPALCFKLVSAVRERCRVPVLAKLTPNVTRIVDIAKAATDGGADALCLVNTVLGMAVNWRKRQPMLGNIVGGLSGPAIKPIALRCVYQVAQAVKTPIIGIGGIATIDDVMEYLVTGATAVQIGTANYYDPTVTTKLVAALPSALAELGATSVREIVGTLKLPGK from the coding sequence GTGCCCGTACCCGATCTTGCCGTTTCGCTGGGGCGACTTTCGCTCCGCAATCCCATCCTCACTGCCTCGGGCACCTTTGGTTATGCCCGCGAGATGCAGTCGCTGGTCGATTTCAGCCAGCTGGGCGGCATCCTACCCAAGACCATCACTAAGGCTGCTCGCCCCGGCAATCGCCCTTGGCGAACTGTGGAGACATCCGCCGGCTTGTTGAATTCGATTGGGCTGGATAACGACGGCCTGGCAGCGTTCCTCGATCATCACTGGCCCTACCTGCAAACCCTGCCGACAGCGGTCGTCGTGAGCATTGCCGGCAGCACGCACGATGAGTTTGTCGAGATGGCCGCGGCCCTGTCCGATCAACCCAACCTGGCCGCGATCGAACTTAATATTTCCTGCCCGAACGTGGCCCACGGTGTCGACTACGGCGCTGATCCCGCGCTCTGTTTTAAACTGGTCTCGGCCGTGCGCGAGCGGTGCCGCGTGCCAGTGCTCGCCAAGCTGACGCCGAATGTGACTCGCATCGTCGATATCGCCAAAGCGGCCACCGATGGAGGTGCCGATGCGCTCTGCCTGGTGAATACGGTGCTGGGCATGGCTGTGAATTGGCGCAAGCGACAGCCCATGCTGGGGAACATCGTCGGCGGGTTGAGTGGCCCCGCGATCAAACCGATTGCGCTCCGCTGCGTCTATCAAGTAGCGCAAGCGGTGAAAACACCGATCATCGGCATCGGCGGCATTGCAACCATCGACGACGTGATGGAATACCTCGTTACCGGAGCGACCGCCGTGCAAATCGGTACGGCGAACTACTACGATCCCACGGTGACCACCAAACTTGTCGCCGCCCTCCCCAGCGCCTTGGCGGAATTGGGCGCGACATCGGTTCGCGAAATCGTCGGCACTTTGAAATTGCCCGGTAAGTAA
- a CDS encoding HU family DNA-binding protein: MTKKEIVKTISEEIGLTQLKTKEIVQKTFDAIVETLVEDGRIELRNFGVFEVKRRAARKARNPRTGTRVDVPTKYVVTFKPGKEMEEKVRLLEEREAARQGNGAPPSTEPPPGPSDAGAGPDHGSTGG; the protein is encoded by the coding sequence GTGACCAAGAAAGAGATCGTGAAGACGATTTCCGAAGAGATCGGCCTGACTCAGCTCAAGACGAAAGAGATCGTTCAAAAGACGTTCGATGCTATCGTCGAGACGCTGGTTGAGGACGGGCGAATTGAACTTCGCAACTTCGGAGTGTTCGAGGTCAAACGGCGGGCTGCTCGCAAAGCGCGAAATCCTCGCACTGGCACGAGGGTCGATGTACCAACCAAGTACGTCGTTACCTTCAAGCCCGGTAAGGAGATGGAAGAAAAGGTCCGGCTCTTAGAAGAGCGGGAAGCAGCCCGACAGGGCAATGGTGCTCCCCCCTCAACTGAGCCGCCTCCAGGTCCATCTGATGCCGGTGCTGGCCCTGATCACGGTTCGACAGGCGGTTGA
- a CDS encoding YkgJ family cysteine cluster protein, which produces MSEQPWYHAGLQFECTQCGDCCTGAPGYVWVNSAEIADLAALVLPEDPEKFEELYVRRVGVRKSLKEFPNGDCVFFDTDKRKCSVYGARPRQCKTWPFWDSNLRNEAAWQQTCEVCPGSGKGKLHQLGQIEEQRKQVKV; this is translated from the coding sequence ATGAGCGAGCAGCCATGGTATCACGCGGGCCTGCAATTTGAGTGCACGCAGTGCGGCGATTGCTGCACGGGTGCCCCTGGCTACGTGTGGGTGAATAGTGCCGAGATCGCAGACTTGGCAGCTTTGGTTCTGCCGGAGGACCCCGAGAAGTTCGAAGAGCTTTACGTTCGCCGCGTGGGTGTGCGCAAGAGCCTAAAAGAGTTCCCTAACGGGGATTGCGTCTTTTTCGATACCGACAAGCGCAAGTGCAGCGTGTATGGCGCACGGCCTCGCCAATGCAAGACCTGGCCCTTCTGGGACTCGAATCTGCGCAATGAAGCAGCCTGGCAGCAAACGTGCGAAGTTTGCCCCGGCAGTGGCAAGGGAAAGCTTCACCAGCTTGGTCAAATCGAGGAACAGCGTAAGCAAGTCAAGGTTTGA
- a CDS encoding MATE family efflux transporter, which yields MLVAPQSDGTWWNRPAGGREVLALSFPLIISTAFWAVSWFFDRLFLTWYDSGAMAASMPAGMMHWALLCLPSGIASYVNTFVAQYHGAGQQKRIGHVVGQGIWFGIATIPVFALTIPLAHYLFAGASSDPRQVQLQTHYFQSLALGAPAMVMANAMSALYTGRGQTGLVMIVNVAGSLLDVVLDYCMVFGEFGFPEWGIVGAGISTALGNWFNVLVFGLLMLRPYDREHFGIAEAWRLDWPLMGRLMKYGFPSGLPMLIETFGFAMLTRFIAGLGEVEGAATSLAFNVNSVAFVPIIGLGIGVATLVGQYLGDNNDRLAARATWTGLTFALGFSVVFAAAYWFVPDWFIYFHAQGADPAEFTRVRELTITLLRFVAIYCLFDATQIIFVSALKGAGDTRFVLYVAIVLSTLMIVLGKIAEHYYHWGIFGWWYVMTGWIFAMAFVYLVRFLQGSWRTMRVIEPEFVAKEVASS from the coding sequence ATGCTTGTGGCACCACAATCCGACGGCACCTGGTGGAATCGCCCTGCAGGGGGGCGCGAAGTCCTGGCCCTTTCGTTTCCACTCATCATCTCAACTGCCTTCTGGGCCGTGAGCTGGTTTTTCGATCGGCTGTTCCTCACCTGGTACGACTCGGGTGCCATGGCAGCCTCAATGCCAGCTGGCATGATGCACTGGGCGCTGTTGTGCCTCCCATCCGGCATTGCCTCATACGTCAACACCTTTGTGGCGCAGTATCACGGAGCCGGGCAGCAGAAAAGAATTGGCCACGTTGTTGGCCAAGGAATCTGGTTCGGCATTGCCACCATTCCCGTCTTTGCGTTGACGATTCCGCTGGCGCATTATCTGTTTGCGGGTGCGTCGTCCGATCCGCGGCAAGTGCAACTGCAGACGCATTATTTTCAATCGCTGGCTCTCGGTGCGCCGGCGATGGTCATGGCCAATGCCATGTCGGCTCTCTATACCGGCCGCGGGCAGACCGGGCTGGTGATGATCGTGAATGTCGCCGGCAGCTTGCTCGATGTGGTCCTCGACTACTGCATGGTCTTCGGCGAATTCGGTTTTCCTGAATGGGGGATCGTCGGGGCGGGTATTTCGACAGCCCTGGGCAACTGGTTCAACGTTCTCGTCTTCGGTTTGCTAATGTTGCGACCGTACGACCGCGAACATTTCGGCATTGCCGAAGCCTGGCGACTCGACTGGCCCTTGATGGGCCGGCTGATGAAATACGGCTTTCCCAGCGGTTTGCCGATGCTGATCGAGACCTTCGGGTTTGCGATGCTCACGCGCTTCATCGCCGGTCTCGGCGAAGTCGAAGGTGCCGCCACGTCGCTAGCCTTTAACGTCAACAGCGTGGCTTTCGTTCCCATCATCGGACTGGGCATCGGTGTGGCCACCTTGGTCGGACAATACCTGGGCGATAATAACGACCGCCTTGCGGCCCGCGCGACTTGGACCGGGCTCACCTTCGCGCTCGGCTTCAGCGTGGTCTTTGCCGCTGCCTATTGGTTTGTCCCCGACTGGTTCATCTACTTTCATGCGCAAGGTGCCGACCCGGCCGAGTTCACGCGCGTGCGCGAACTGACGATTACGCTCCTGAGGTTCGTCGCCATCTACTGTCTGTTCGATGCCACGCAAATCATCTTCGTCAGCGCGCTCAAAGGGGCCGGCGATACGCGATTCGTTCTCTATGTCGCCATCGTCCTCTCGACGTTGATGATCGTCCTTGGCAAAATCGCCGAGCACTATTATCACTGGGGCATCTTCGGCTGGTGGTATGTGATGACCGGTTGGATCTTTGCCATGGCCTTTGTCTATCTAGTGCGCTTCCTGCAAGGAAGCTGGCGGACGATGCGCGTCATCGAACCAGAGTTTGTGGCTAAGGAAGTTGCCAGTTCGTAG
- the truB gene encoding tRNA pseudouridine(55) synthase TruB — protein sequence MSSTLNFPPHGLLNIDKPSAMSSRLVVTKLEGVLAPLAVGHAGTLDPLATGVLVVCVGRATKLVDYLHRFPKTYVATFLLGQASDTEDITGEVEVIANSRRPSRAELEAALPQFTGSLMQQPPAFSALKVDGRRAYKMARKGKTVALQPRPIIVHRFHILRYEYPQLEVEIECGTGTYIRSLGRDLARAVGTEALMSQLRRTAIGPFAIDAAISFEQVRGDNVESLLRPSLLAVDQMPQIVLDDEQMMALQQTGVLFGLPQYPHPELAALTPTGRLFAVLVSSKTDRWKVKTLLR from the coding sequence ATGTCTTCCACTCTGAACTTCCCACCCCACGGTCTGCTCAACATCGACAAACCGTCGGCCATGAGTTCGCGACTGGTGGTGACGAAGTTGGAAGGAGTCCTCGCGCCGCTCGCGGTGGGGCATGCCGGCACGCTCGATCCGCTGGCGACCGGAGTACTCGTCGTCTGTGTGGGTCGCGCGACCAAGCTGGTCGATTACTTGCACCGCTTTCCCAAGACATACGTCGCCACGTTCTTACTGGGGCAAGCGAGCGATACCGAAGACATCACGGGTGAAGTGGAAGTCATTGCGAACTCGCGCCGGCCAAGTCGCGCGGAACTCGAAGCAGCACTGCCGCAGTTCACCGGCTCGCTGATGCAGCAGCCCCCCGCATTCTCGGCGTTGAAAGTGGATGGCAGGCGGGCGTATAAGATGGCCCGCAAAGGGAAGACGGTCGCGTTGCAGCCCCGGCCGATTATCGTGCATCGTTTTCACATCCTCCGCTACGAATATCCGCAACTTGAAGTCGAAATCGAATGTGGAACCGGCACCTATATTCGTTCGCTGGGGCGCGACCTCGCGCGGGCTGTGGGAACCGAAGCGCTGATGTCGCAACTGCGTCGCACCGCGATTGGACCTTTCGCAATTGACGCGGCGATCAGCTTCGAGCAAGTGCGCGGCGACAACGTGGAATCACTCCTTAGGCCTTCGCTACTCGCCGTCGATCAAATGCCGCAGATCGTGCTCGACGATGAACAAATGATGGCCCTGCAGCAAACGGGCGTTCTCTTTGGGCTGCCTCAATATCCGCACCCTGAACTCGCTGCGCTAACTCCGACGGGTCGGCTGTTCGCTGTGCTCGTCTCCAGCAAGACCGATCGCTGGAAAGTGAAAACGCTGCTCCGCTGA
- a CDS encoding cupin domain-containing protein, whose translation MTTPAHVLRAPDEGRTIAVVGDLYRFLATGADTGGKYAMWEAIVPPGGGPPPHIHSREEEAFYVLEGEITFQIGEQTIQATAGTFANMPIGSLHRFHNASDKSARMIISIAPAGLEQMFMEVGQPIALGEQPPPPSKAEIEKLLAIAPKYGVEIKVPHH comes from the coding sequence ATGACAACTCCTGCTCATGTGCTTCGCGCGCCCGACGAAGGCCGCACCATTGCTGTGGTCGGCGATCTCTATCGCTTTCTCGCGACCGGCGCCGATACCGGTGGCAAGTACGCCATGTGGGAAGCGATTGTGCCTCCGGGCGGCGGCCCGCCTCCGCACATTCACAGCCGCGAGGAAGAGGCGTTCTATGTGCTCGAAGGGGAGATCACGTTTCAAATCGGCGAGCAGACGATTCAAGCAACCGCGGGGACGTTTGCCAACATGCCGATTGGGAGTTTGCATCGCTTTCATAATGCGAGCGACAAATCCGCGCGGATGATTATCTCCATCGCGCCCGCCGGCCTGGAGCAGATGTTTATGGAAGTAGGACAGCCCATCGCGCTCGGCGAGCAACCGCCGCCACCCTCCAAGGCCGAGATCGAAAAACTGCTGGCCATCGCGCCGAAATATGGTGTGGAGATCAAAGTCCCGCACCATTGA
- a CDS encoding DUF421 domain-containing protein — translation MWELSQDQPWWTFVIRAAVVFGFVLLLLRISGKRQIGQMTPFDLVLLLLISNAVQNSMNGGDNTITAGVILAATLMGIDAGLGWLAFRSRKVEQLLEGRPVILIHGGKIDHRALAEVQMTQHDLQAAIRAAGHTGPEEIRYAVLETNGHVSVIPLEKSDSGGDNQVPAAKH, via the coding sequence GTGTGGGAACTTAGTCAGGATCAGCCTTGGTGGACGTTCGTCATTCGGGCGGCGGTGGTGTTTGGTTTCGTGCTGCTTCTGCTGCGCATTTCCGGCAAGCGGCAGATCGGGCAAATGACCCCGTTCGACCTGGTGCTGCTGCTGCTGATTAGCAATGCCGTGCAGAACTCGATGAACGGCGGCGACAACACGATCACCGCGGGGGTTATTCTGGCGGCAACGCTCATGGGCATTGATGCCGGCCTGGGCTGGCTCGCTTTTCGCAGTCGTAAGGTCGAGCAGTTGCTCGAAGGCCGGCCGGTGATCTTGATTCACGGTGGCAAGATCGATCACCGGGCATTGGCCGAAGTTCAAATGACCCAGCACGATCTGCAAGCCGCCATTCGGGCAGCGGGGCACACCGGTCCCGAAGAAATTCGGTATGCCGTGTTGGAAACGAATGGCCACGTCTCCGTCATCCCGCTAGAGAAATCCGACTCGGGTGGCGACAATCAGGTACCGGCAGCCAAGCACTAA
- a CDS encoding Sec-independent protein translocase subunit TatA/TatB yields MFGIGTTELIVVGIVVLLLFGTRLPMAMKSLGQGFKQFKEGINSDAT; encoded by the coding sequence ATGTTCGGGATTGGTACCACAGAACTGATCGTTGTCGGAATCGTTGTCTTGTTGCTGTTCGGCACTCGGCTCCCCATGGCCATGAAGTCGCTCGGGCAAGGCTTCAAGCAATTCAAAGAAGGCATCAATTCCGACGCCACCTAA